A window from Microbacterium ginsengiterrae encodes these proteins:
- the aroC gene encoding chorismate synthase → MLRVLTAGESHGPELIAVMEGLPSGVPVSSEEIQTDLARRKLGYGRGSRMKFEQDELTISGGVRHGKTLGSPIALRIGNTEWPKWVEVMNPEPVEITERSRGRSAPLTRPRPGHADLVGMQKYDFDEARPILERASARETAARVALGAVARAFLSELGIRLVSHTLSIGPVRVPDGAVLPTPDDVDALDADPLRCFDADTSARMVEEVDDARKSGDTLGGIVEVLAYGLPPGLGSHVHWDRRLDARLAQALMSIQAIKGVEVGDGFETTRRRGSAAHDELFIGDDGITRASDRAGGTEGGMSTGTVLRVRAGMKPIATVPHALRTIDTATGEAAAAHHQRSDVCAVPAAGVVAEAMVAIEIARAALEKFGGDSVRETRRNLDAYLAGIPAELRTAPASEAALIANDDQS, encoded by the coding sequence ATGCTCCGCGTGCTCACCGCCGGCGAATCGCACGGCCCAGAACTCATCGCCGTCATGGAGGGACTGCCCTCCGGCGTCCCCGTCTCCTCCGAGGAGATCCAGACCGACCTCGCGCGACGAAAGCTCGGCTACGGCCGCGGGTCGCGGATGAAGTTCGAGCAGGACGAACTGACGATCTCCGGCGGCGTCCGCCACGGCAAGACCCTCGGCAGTCCCATCGCGTTGCGCATCGGCAACACCGAGTGGCCCAAGTGGGTCGAGGTCATGAACCCCGAACCCGTGGAGATCACGGAACGCTCGCGCGGCCGCTCAGCGCCGCTCACCCGTCCTCGTCCTGGTCACGCGGACCTCGTCGGGATGCAGAAGTACGACTTCGACGAGGCCCGACCGATCCTCGAGCGCGCCAGTGCGCGCGAGACCGCCGCGCGCGTCGCCCTCGGGGCCGTCGCGCGTGCGTTCCTCTCCGAGCTCGGCATCCGTCTGGTCAGCCACACCCTGTCGATCGGCCCCGTGCGCGTTCCCGACGGCGCGGTTCTGCCGACTCCTGACGACGTCGATGCGCTCGACGCCGATCCGTTGCGGTGCTTCGATGCAGACACGTCCGCTCGCATGGTCGAAGAGGTCGACGACGCGCGCAAATCCGGCGACACGCTCGGCGGCATCGTCGAGGTGCTCGCCTACGGTCTTCCGCCGGGGCTGGGCTCCCACGTGCACTGGGATCGCCGGCTGGACGCACGTCTCGCCCAGGCGCTGATGAGCATCCAGGCGATCAAGGGTGTCGAGGTCGGTGACGGTTTCGAGACCACGCGACGTCGGGGTTCGGCCGCGCACGATGAGCTGTTCATCGGCGACGACGGGATCACGCGCGCCTCCGACCGTGCCGGTGGCACGGAGGGCGGTATGTCGACGGGCACCGTCCTGCGCGTCCGTGCGGGGATGAAGCCCATCGCCACCGTCCCTCATGCGCTCCGGACCATCGACACGGCCACCGGGGAGGCCGCGGCAGCGCATCATCAGCGCTCCGACGTGTGCGCCGTGCCCGCAGCGGGTGTCGTGGCCGAGGCCATGGTGGCCATCGAGATCGCCAGGGCCGCCCTCGAGAAGTTCGGCGGAGACAGCGTCCGTGAGACACGTAGGAACCTCGACGCCTACCTGGCGGGGATCCCGGCGGAGCTGCGCACGGCACCGGCCTCCGAGGCGGCGCTCATCGCCAACGATGACCAGTCCTGA
- a CDS encoding shikimate dehydrogenase — MRGHRLAVWGDPIAHSKSPALHTAAYRALDVPWEYDLRRVPADGFTEALSGLDRSWRGLSLTMPLKEQAFLAARTRDPHAELTGAVNTLLLGDDVAGFNTDVGGIIDALAENAITEVRSARILGAGATAASALAALAELGASRIDLRARRPERAAGLAALGERLGCITTVSPMTDPVDGADVTIATLPSGTVLDAPVAEAFAGDGGALLDAAYAPWPSALGLAWENGPVISGIRMLLHQAVRQVRIFHHGDPLEALPDEGRVLAAMEAAI; from the coding sequence GTGAGGGGTCACCGTCTCGCGGTCTGGGGCGACCCGATCGCGCACAGCAAGTCGCCCGCGCTCCACACCGCCGCGTACCGTGCTCTGGACGTGCCGTGGGAGTACGACCTCCGTCGCGTGCCCGCTGACGGGTTCACAGAGGCGCTGTCCGGACTCGACCGGTCCTGGCGCGGGCTGTCGCTGACGATGCCGCTGAAGGAGCAGGCGTTCCTCGCCGCACGGACGAGGGACCCGCATGCCGAGCTCACCGGCGCGGTGAACACCCTGCTGCTCGGCGACGATGTGGCCGGATTCAACACGGACGTCGGCGGTATCATCGACGCCCTGGCCGAGAACGCGATCACCGAGGTGCGCAGTGCGCGGATCCTCGGTGCGGGAGCCACCGCGGCGTCGGCGCTGGCCGCTCTCGCGGAGCTCGGGGCCTCCCGGATCGACCTCCGCGCGCGCCGCCCGGAGCGGGCAGCGGGGCTGGCCGCCCTCGGGGAACGGCTCGGCTGCATCACCACGGTGTCGCCGATGACCGACCCCGTCGACGGCGCCGACGTGACGATCGCCACCCTGCCGAGCGGCACGGTGCTCGATGCGCCGGTCGCCGAGGCGTTCGCCGGGGACGGCGGTGCACTGCTGGACGCCGCGTACGCGCCATGGCCCTCTGCGCTGGGCCTCGCCTGGGAGAACGGTCCGGTGATCTCCGGGATCCGGATGCTGCTGCACCAGGCGGTCCGCCAGGTGCGCATCTTCCATCATGGCGATCCGCTCGAGGCGCTGCCCGATGAGGGACGTGTGCTCGCGGCCATGGAAGCTGCGATCTGA
- the ruvX gene encoding Holliday junction resolvase RuvX has product MTGFRRGVRLGVDVGKARVGVARCDPDGMLAVPVETVPRSEHSLTRLAELAQEYEPLEFVVGLPVNMQGADTPSTADARDFAAALQQRTGVTVRLVDERLSTVSAHAALRSSGRTQRNSRSIVDQVAAVVLLQHAIDTEKSTGRPTGSVIPTTEEPV; this is encoded by the coding sequence GTGACCGGGTTCCGCCGCGGCGTCCGGCTCGGCGTCGACGTGGGCAAGGCCCGCGTCGGGGTCGCACGCTGCGACCCCGACGGGATGCTCGCCGTGCCGGTGGAGACCGTGCCGCGCTCCGAGCATTCGCTCACACGCCTGGCCGAGCTCGCGCAGGAGTATGAGCCTCTCGAGTTCGTCGTGGGGCTTCCGGTCAACATGCAGGGTGCGGACACGCCGTCCACGGCGGATGCGAGGGACTTCGCCGCGGCGCTCCAGCAGCGCACCGGGGTGACGGTGCGTCTCGTCGACGAGCGGCTCAGTACCGTGTCGGCGCATGCGGCCCTTCGCTCCTCTGGAAGAACACAGCGGAATTCTCGTAGCATTGTCGATCAGGTCGCTGCGGTGGTTCTGCTGCAGCACGCGATCGACACGGAGAAGAGCACCGGCCGCCCGACCGGTTCCGTGATCCCGACGACCGAGGAGCCCGTCTGA
- the mltG gene encoding endolytic transglycosylase MltG encodes MPARDNPESNAHGLSDELFSRLPEPSHQVPGVAATPPAPGSRRARREAGLAGTPDPVPARPAADTTSTEDEPDAVAPTAARPEEAAPVRAEATAAPTLDDLFAADHTEAVHAKATKKKRRTGCLVGLIIVLAVIGGIVGAGFAVMNTYGDQISDALGWGEPKDWEPGMATGEALVTIREGDTGGPISTALYEAGVTKTENVFYDYLVDENIAVTFYPGVYPMQQKMTAEAALEILRDPDNMLANTVGIVEGGTVESALPVISESIDIPLEELEAAVADPGAYGVKADSLEGWLFPAVYTFDPEVTATQVIQRMVDRTRESLSAAGVPPEDEQRILTVASIIQREGRTDDFAKVARVIENRLDDGMKLQMDSTSQYGYGELHAGVVSTSEEAQFDDNPWNTYVIDGLPVGPIANPSDAAIDAAMHPADGPWLYFVTINPATGETVFSTTYAEHEAAIQTWLEWCRENPDQGC; translated from the coding sequence ATGCCCGCACGTGACAACCCGGAATCGAACGCGCACGGACTGTCCGACGAGCTGTTCTCCCGGCTTCCCGAGCCGTCGCACCAGGTTCCCGGTGTCGCCGCCACACCACCGGCGCCAGGGTCCCGGCGCGCGCGGAGAGAGGCGGGGCTCGCCGGGACGCCCGATCCGGTGCCCGCGCGGCCCGCGGCGGACACGACGAGCACCGAAGACGAGCCGGATGCCGTCGCGCCCACTGCGGCCCGCCCTGAGGAAGCGGCTCCCGTTCGAGCCGAGGCCACAGCCGCGCCGACCCTCGACGACCTGTTCGCCGCGGACCACACCGAGGCCGTGCACGCGAAGGCGACGAAGAAGAAGCGACGGACGGGATGCCTCGTGGGGCTGATCATCGTCCTCGCCGTCATCGGCGGCATCGTCGGCGCGGGGTTCGCGGTGATGAACACCTACGGCGACCAGATCAGCGACGCACTCGGCTGGGGCGAACCGAAGGACTGGGAACCCGGCATGGCGACAGGGGAGGCCCTCGTGACCATCCGCGAGGGCGACACGGGCGGTCCGATCTCCACTGCGCTCTACGAGGCCGGCGTCACGAAGACCGAGAACGTCTTCTACGACTACCTCGTCGACGAGAACATCGCGGTGACGTTCTACCCCGGCGTGTATCCCATGCAGCAGAAGATGACCGCAGAGGCGGCTCTGGAGATCCTGCGCGATCCGGACAACATGCTCGCGAACACGGTCGGCATCGTCGAGGGCGGCACGGTCGAGTCCGCCCTTCCCGTGATCAGCGAGAGCATCGACATCCCGCTCGAGGAACTCGAGGCCGCGGTGGCCGACCCGGGTGCATACGGAGTGAAGGCTGACAGCCTCGAAGGCTGGTTGTTCCCCGCGGTGTACACGTTCGACCCCGAGGTGACCGCGACGCAGGTCATCCAGCGCATGGTCGATCGCACGCGCGAATCCCTCAGCGCAGCCGGCGTGCCCCCGGAGGACGAGCAGCGGATCCTCACGGTCGCCTCGATCATCCAGCGCGAGGGCCGGACGGATGACTTCGCGAAGGTCGCCAGGGTCATCGAGAACCGTCTCGACGACGGGATGAAGCTGCAGATGGACTCCACGTCGCAGTACGGCTACGGAGAGCTGCACGCGGGAGTGGTCAGCACCTCGGAGGAGGCGCAGTTCGATGACAACCCGTGGAACACGTACGTCATCGACGGACTCCCGGTCGGTCCGATCGCGAACCCGAGTGACGCGGCGATCGACGCGGCCATGCACCCGGCCGACGGCCCGTGGCTGTACTTCGTGACGATCAACCCCGCGACGGGGGAGACGGTCTTCTCGACCACGTACGCCGAGCATGAGGCCGCGATCCAGACCTGGCTCGAGTGGTGTCGCGAGAACCCCGATCAGGGATGCTGA